A stretch of Aedes aegypti strain LVP_AGWG chromosome 2, AaegL5.0 Primary Assembly, whole genome shotgun sequence DNA encodes these proteins:
- the LOC5566126 gene encoding hydroxymethylglutaryl-CoA synthase 1: protein MSSWPENVGILALEVIFPSQYVDQTELEVYDGVSAGKYTIGLGQSRMGFCSDREDVNSLCLTVVNNLLERHNIPHSKIGYLEVGTETIVDKSKSVKTVLMQLFKPAGVTNLEGIDTTNACYGGTAALFHAWNWVESSSWDGRLALVVCADIAVYAQGSARPTGGAGAIAMLVGPNAPLVLDRGLRSTFMDHAYDFYKPDLSSEYPVVDGKLSIQCYLGALDNCYQLYRKKYTQQNPDANVNLDVFDAVIFHSPYCKLVQKSLARLGLNDFVLTPENERAAAYPGFEQFQNVKLEETYFDRDVEKAFMTHYAPVFNAKTKKSLHLANQVGNMYTPSVYSGLVSLLVNSDLSELAGKRVGVFSYGSGLASSMYSISITSDTQALGAFKTHLNYVLPLLESRQKVAPEDFTKLMEVREKNNHAAPYEPSGSVDVLFPGTFYLQSVDKMHRRVYEKVPPKSTQTNCTS from the coding sequence ATGAGCAGTTGGCCGGAGAATGTTGGAATTTTGGCGCTGGAGGTGATCTTTCCCTCGCAGTATGTGGACCAGACGGAACTGGAGGTTTACGACGGAGTGTCCGCGGGAAAATACACGATCGGACTGGGTCAAAGTCGAATGGGCTTCTGTTCGGATCGGGAAGATGTTAACTCTTTGTGTTTGACCGTCGTGAACAATTTGTTGGAGCGTCATAATATCCCACACTCGAAAATCGGATACCTTGAAGTGGGCACTGAAACCATCGTCGATAAGTCCAAGAGTGTTAAAACAGTGTTAATGCAGTTGTTCAAACCAGCAGGTGTTACCAATCTAGAAGGTATCGATACTACTAATGCTTGCTACGGTGGAACTGCTGCTTTGTTCCATGCTTGGAATTGGGTTGAGTCTTCCAGTTGGGATGGTCGTTTGGCTCTGGTAGTCTGTGCAGACATTGCCGTTTATGCTCAAGGATCAGCAAGACCAACCGGAGGAGCAGGAGCCATTGCTATGCTGGTTGGCCCTAATGCACCTCTTGTTCTGGATCGTGGTCTTCGTTCTACTTTTATGGATCATGCCTACGATTTCTATAAGCCAGACCTCAGTTCCGAATATCCAGTGGTGGATGGCAAATTGTCTATCCAATGCTATCTGGGCGCTCTGGATAACTGTTACCAATTGTACAGGAAAAAGTACACCCAACAAAACCCCGATGCCAATGTGAATCTGGATGTGTTTGATGCCGTTATTTTCCACTCCCCTTACTGCAAATTGGTGCAGAAATCGCTCGCTCGTTTGGGCCTGAACGACTTTGTACTTACGCCAGAAAACGAACGCGCAGCCGCTTATCCTGGGTTTGAGCAGTTCCAAaacgtgaaattagaggaaaCATACTTCGACCGAGATGTGGAGAAAGCCTTCATGACTCATTACGCGCCAGTATTCAATGCCAAGACGAAGAAATCTCTCCACTTAGCCAATCAAGTCGGTAACATGTACACCCCTTCTGTGTATAGCGGATTGGTGTCCCTGCTCGTCAACAGCGATCTATCCGAGCTGGCAGGCAAAAGAGTCGGTGTCTTCTCGTACGGATCCGGCCTTGCCTCATCGATGTACTCCATTTCCATCACTAGCGATACCCAAGCCTTGGGTGCCTTCAAAACCCATCTGAATTATGTCCTGCCACTGTTGGAGTCCCGACAAAAGGTTGCCCCCGAAGACTTCACCAAACTGATGGAAGTTCGCGAAAAGAACAATCACGCTGCTCCCTACGAACCGTCCGGAAGCGTTGACGTTCTCTTCCCAGGAACCTTCTACCTTCAATCCGTCGACAAAATGCATCGACGTGTGTACGAAAAGGTTCCCCCGAAATCTACGCAAACAAATTGTACTTCCTAG